In the genome of Propionispora vibrioides, the window GCCGTATTCGGTTGGAAGTTGACGGTTATCGATATGGGGTCCCGGCAGATGGCCATGCTGCCAAGTGAAATGGAATCTCACGGCAGTGGTGGAGCGCTGGTAAAAGAGCGGCACTTTGTACCATCCTATGCCGGTTCGCTGGTGTATTTTTCGGTGAACGACATCCCAGGGACTCTTGCCGGGGTGGTGCTCCATGGAGGTAAAGAACTGATTCCTAAAACGAGTATTGGTGAATATGGGTTCTGTGCTTATTTTGAAGATAGCGAGGGAAACCGCATTGGCTTACATACTCTGTAGTTCGCCCCGTGACCAGCATATGGCAGCGCCCGCCAGCCCAATCAGGACGGCTGCCAGATAGGTATTATGCAGGGATAGTACGAAGCCGGCGCTGCTGTTTAAGTAGGAATACCTGGCCATTTGAATGCTAAACATGGCGCCACTGGTGGCAACGCCCATGACCTGGCCCACGTTGCGCATGAGGGCCAGCATACCGGAAGCCACACCAATTTGATTTTTCGGAACACTTCCCATGATGGCGTTGTTATTGGGTGCCAAAAATAAGCCGGTGCCGAAGCCGACCAGGGCTAAGCCTGTGACGGTGATTAGCGGATAGAAGGTGTAGGTTTGACTGAGCAGAAAAATACCTGTTGAGATCAGCAACATGCCGAGGGTAGTTAAGAAGCGTGAGCCAAACCGGTCGGACAGTGTTCCGGCAACCGGGGAAGTCAGCAGCATGGTCAGGGGAAAAACACTCATTAAGTAACCTGCCGTATTGGTCGGTAAGGCCAAAAAGTTGACCAGATAAAAGGGCATAAGAAAGGTTACCGTGTACTGCGTCAAATAATTAATCATGGCGGAAAAATTGCAAAACAGGAAAAAACGATTGCGGAACACGGCAAAATTAAACATGGGATACTTGCAGCTAAGTTCAATGTAAGTAAAGAGCAGCAACGAGAGCAAGGCGCTCAAAAACAGGGTGATAATGATGGCCGAGCTCCAGCCCCAGGCTTGCCCGTGGCTTAAAGCCAGCAAAAAGGTGCTAAGGCTGATAAAAAGGGTGATGGCTCCCCAAAAATCAAATTTTTGCGGCTTTTTATCTTTAACGGGCAGTATCTTCCAGGACCAATAAGTTCCCAGGATACCGATCGGAATGTTGATAATAAAGATGGATTGCCAGCCGTAAGCCCCTACCAGAAAGCCACCCAGGGCCGGTCCGGTGGCAAGTCCCAAGGAGACAAACATGGCGTTGAGTCCGATGGCTTTGCCTCGCTCGGAAGGATGAAAGGTATCGGCGATAATCGCCTGAACCACGGCCAGGATGGCCCCGGCACCCAGGGCCTGCAAGGCCCGGGAGGCGATAAGCATCCAGATATTGACGGAAAGGCTGTTGCAGAGAGAGGCTACGGTGAAGACGGCAAAGCCGCTGATAAACACCGGGCGATGACCGTACATATCGCCTATCCGGCCATACATGAGCAGGAGACTGCTAATCAGCAACAGGTACACGATGACAACCCATTCGACATTGTTCAGGGTTGTATGAAAATACGTGGTAATGTCCGGCATGGCAATATTAACGATACTGGCGTCTAATGTTGACATAAATACGCCAAGAATGGTAGTCGAGTGGATTAACCATTTGCGGACACGGGGATTATCGACCTGTAACAATTGACGGAACATAGGAAAGCCTTCTTTCTACACGAATTAGCGGTGCAATATCGCTACCTTATAGTATATTGCCGGCTGCACCGATTGTTCTTTTAATCGTGCTCAGTGGTTCCCTAAGTTAACCATCCCTAGGCCGATAACGCCGACGGCTGTTTGGATAACCGCGTCCAGATTGCGCTGGCAATTGGCCAGCACACCGGCTTGCTGAGAACGGACAATGCCTTCGGCGCTGGCGTGAAGAAAGAGTGCCAGTGATCGGGGGTCATAGGCCTTAAGCTCTCCGGCGGTGATGCCTTCC includes:
- a CDS encoding MFS transporter, which produces MFRQLLQVDNPRVRKWLIHSTTILGVFMSTLDASIVNIAMPDITTYFHTTLNNVEWVVIVYLLLISSLLLMYGRIGDMYGHRPVFISGFAVFTVASLCNSLSVNIWMLIASRALQALGAGAILAVVQAIIADTFHPSERGKAIGLNAMFVSLGLATGPALGGFLVGAYGWQSIFIINIPIGILGTYWSWKILPVKDKKPQKFDFWGAITLFISLSTFLLALSHGQAWGWSSAIIITLFLSALLSLLLFTYIELSCKYPMFNFAVFRNRFFLFCNFSAMINYLTQYTVTFLMPFYLVNFLALPTNTAGYLMSVFPLTMLLTSPVAGTLSDRFGSRFLTTLGMLLISTGIFLLSQTYTFYPLITVTGLALVGFGTGLFLAPNNNAIMGSVPKNQIGVASGMLALMRNVGQVMGVATSGAMFSIQMARYSYLNSSAGFVLSLHNTYLAAVLIGLAGAAICWSRGELQSM
- a CDS encoding VOC family protein, with amino-acid sequence MSKTVNPVVWVEIPVANMERAKLFYEAVFGWKLTVIDMGSRQMAMLPSEMESHGSGGALVKERHFVPSYAGSLVYFSVNDIPGTLAGVVLHGGKELIPKTSIGEYGFCAYFEDSEGNRIGLHTL